The genomic segment CAATTTCACCCTTCAGCCATTTTGTGTAGGGATTTGCTGCAATCTCATGACTATCGGCAATGAAAAATCCGCAGTATTCCGGGGTTTGTAATCATGCGCTAGTAGCAGTTACAGTGCAAATCACTACACAAACGAATACCTGGGCAGAAAACCAGCGAGATTATCACCATTTAGCTCTTAATCGACTGTGCTAATCGTTCCACCCCAAGATTTTTGGAGTTTTTGAATCTCAGATGCCTGGGCAAACACCAGCCACTGTTTGCCATTGAGTATGCGCCAGTCCCCCTGCGCCTGCGACTTGTCGCTATATTCACTGAGAAGGCTGGCAATCTTTTGTTCCGCAGCTCCTCTATATAAACTTGCTGCGGATGTATTACTAAATACGATGAAAGCCATGCGAGGGCTTTTACATGCTTCAATACTGCTAACACCAGGGTACTCACTGACTCCCATCGATTGCCAGCCATCGGTGCAAGTGCCAGCAGTTTGCTCCATGCCTTTCTGCATGGCGGACACACTCGTTGTGGGAGCTTCATCGCGAACAGCTTCTTTGATGATGCCCGTTGGAAATAGATTGTGCACGACAAATCCGCCTGCGAGCAGTAATAGTGAGCAGACAAAGCACACTATGCTCCATGAACCAGTGGAGTGGCTTCGCTGAAATCGAGGCACTATGAATCGTGAAACAATCCCTAGCACTAGAGATATCAACGCGAGCGCAGCAGATGCTATGGCCGCAGCGGTAGTGCCAAATATCCCGTTGAGGAACTGTATTTTGGAGGGCGCAACAGCGTAGGCAAGGAATAATCCTGCGACAGCTAGTGCAATAATGCCAATGAGCAGAGCTATCCTGCTTAATGGTGTAGACCTGCGTACAGTTGGCCTTGAAGCTCTCGGCGCTGTTGCTCCAGAACCAGACTGGTGACGACCAGCGGGATTCCTACCGGTATCAGATTGACTGTCAGCTCCATAAGGTTGCTTCTCATCAAGCTCTGATGTTGAAGGGTTTTGAGTTGCGCCTTCATCCTGCGATTTAGCATATTCCTCGAAAAAATCGAGATCGTCAGCCATGATGTCACCCTTCTGCTCACACGGACACTGCCGCACTACTCAACATCAGTGTACGCAGAAGACTTGTATGGGGAGACACAAGGGAAGGTTTATTTGGCCTCGAACAAAGAGAAACCCGGCGGGGGTTGACCGCCGGGAGAGAAAGGAGAGAGAAGAAGGATTCAGTTATCGGGAATTAAATTCCTGGCCTCGGGTATGTGTTGTTTTCCTTTGACAACATCTAGTAGACCACTCGAACCTTGACGATTTGCTGGGGTTTTCTGATAATACTCTGGGAATTCCAACGCAGATTGTGTGGAGATAGCTATCAATTGCTGTTCACAAGTGTATCGATGTTCAGAATTAAGATGTCAGATTACGAAGTTGAGGAGACCAGATATGAGTAATGCTACAGACGGCGTCTACGAAGCAAATCCAGACGCATATGCTCGTCACTCAAGACATAACTCTGGTCAGCATAGCCGCGGACGCAAGCCACGGCACACGGTGCGCAATGTCATAGTCACCATACTGTTACTACTACTCGTACTGGCAGGCGTAGCCGGATTTATGGGATACAAGCTGTACCGAGAAGCTCAAGAGGTCAAGGCACACGAGCAGCGTGCGATGACTCTACTGTCAAGTGTGCAGAATGTCGATCAACTGCAAGACTCTCAAGCAATTGCTTCAATCCTTCCTCAGCTGCAGTCCGAGACGTCATCAGCGAAGAAGATTACAGACGGCAGATTATGGAAGATAGCATCCTCTCTGCCGGTTTATGGAGACGACATCACCACAGTCCGAGGAATGGCCAGCGCAGTTGATTCGCTGTCTACCGAAGCTCTGCCAAAACTGTCAGAAACTTTAACCACTATGCTGTCGTCAAAGTTGAGCTCAGGGGATGGGAACGTCAATCTGCAGCCTATTGTTGATGCTCAACAAGGTTTTAATGCTGCTAACACCTCTTTACAGTCTGAACTGAAAACTTTGAAGGCTCTACCAGAACCGCATCTCAGCCAGATACAAGAACCCTATGATCTTGCAGTGCAGCAATTCACATCGGTTTCAGACAAGATCGACCAGGTGAACAGCCTGATTCAAGTGTTACCGAAGTTTCTCGGGCAAAATGGTTCTCGCAATTATTTGATTGTGGCACAGACAACTTCTGAGGCGCGTTCAAGCGGGGGGTTGATTGGTTCTCTTGGTACTTTTACCGCAGATAACGGTTCAATAACCATTGGCTCTTTTCATCCAAATACTGAATTCATCAATATTGGCGGTGGCAATGCCAACGCCGATGAGGAAAATGTATTTAAGGCTCCTTTGGACTTGGCATTCGATATCCGCGATCTTGCCTCATTCCCTGATTTCTCGCGCACAGCTACAACCGTCAATTCGGTTTGGCAGCGATCCGCTTATGCCAGCACCACAGATGGGGTGATGATGATTGACCCCGTATTCGTGCAAGAGATGATTAAGCTCGGCGGCAATGTTTCACTACCGAATGGCCAACAGCTTACCGGTGATAATACTGCCGAATTCCTGCTCAATGGGATTTATAAAACTGTGCCCGTTGCCCAGCAGGATGCATATTTTGAGTATGCTGCTTCAACTGCAATGAACAACATATTTTCTAATATGACAGCCAAGAAGATGATAAGTATGGCACAATCATTTACCAACTTGGCGAGCCAGCGGCATCTGTACCTGTATTCCTTCCACAAGGATGATGCTGCGTCCTTCCAAGGGGCGGGGCTCGCAAAAGAAACTCCGAGTAGTGAAACAGAGCCAGAGGTTGGTATCTATCTCAACCAAAACAATCCTTCTAAGCTTGATTGGTATCTACATCGCAACACCACGATTACACGGAACAGCTGCAATGCTGATGGTTCGCAGAGCTATCATGTGGAATTCACTGCTAATAACACCATCACTCAAAGTGATCTAGCTACCGGCAATTCTTACATCCTAGGTGGAGTCAACGGCATCGGCTCCGCTGGTACATCAGTTGAAAAAATTCTCTTCTATGCTCCTCTTGGTGGCAGTATCTCGAATTTCACAGTGTCCGGTAACGCTGAAAAGCCCGACCAAGCCTCTATGAATGGAAAGAAACTATGGACGAGTGTCGCTACCATTGCACCAGGCAAGTCTGTAACCTATGCATATGATGTAAACACCTCTTCCAAGGCGACAACAGATTTGAAACTTGATCAGACCCCGATGGGATGGACGGACCAAGGGGTAACTTATGACACCAAGGCGTGTGCCATTAAGTAAGTTGAGTTGAGACGTGTTGAGTTGAAGTACTAGGGCTCAGCCAGAGCAAAGAAAAAATACACCAGAGTTGATGGGATGTTGAGGAGCACAATGCTGATTTTGTTTGTATGCACAGGGAACATTTGCCGCTCTCCAATCGGGGAGCTCCTGGCTAAACGCTATCTAGCAGCCTCTTCTATTAACATTTCTAGCGCTGGAACTCATGGTCTTGCCAACCATCGCATCGACCCGTCAAGCGAGAAATTACTCACTAGAGCAGGCATTGACTCACAAGCTTTCCGGTCGAAACGATTGACCGCTGAACTGGCAACTTCTGCTGATCTCATTTTCTGTTTTGAGAAAATTCAACGTCAAGAAATTGCTCTCCTGGCTCCTTCAATGTCTAAACGCATTTTTTTGCTGGGAGATTTCGCTAATATCGCGGTGTACTGCGCCAATAGCAATATGGTGCGCGGACTCACTGTTGCTGACCGCTTAGAATCTGTTATCGCTACTGCACCTTTGATTCAAGGGTTGCTGCCAAGCGCTGATGATATTGAAGATCCGCATCGCAAAAGCTTTGATGTTTTTGAACGTGCAGCGGATCAAACGAATAAGGCTCTACGAACTATACTGCTGAGCTTAAAAAAGCATCCCGCTGTGGTTCCTGAACTGCAAATCGCCTAGCAGTCATATAGATCGATTCTTACTGCAGAAGGCTAGCTACTAGTATTACCGCAGCTACAACGACTACACCAAGCAGAGCGCCGCAGCCTATGTACCACAGAATCCCTTTGGTGGCCGGTTCTTCAGTATTAGTATGTGATCTACGTCTTGGCGCTGCTGCCACCTGTTGCTCGTCAGCGTCTGCCCCCGTTAATATGCTCAAAAACTCCTGATCTTCCTGCACACTTCGTCTAGGAAGAGATCTCGGTACTGCATCCTCTTGGGGAGTCGCTGCAGTTAGGTTGCGTTCTTCGGGAGTGACTGTTGGGGCAAATAATGGCGCGACTGGCTGTACTGCACTATCTTCGGCGGGATCTAAATCAAGTTTGGCGTCCCACACGGAGTTGCTTGTCGGAGTAGTTCGTACCTGGTCGGTATGCGCAGGCGGAAATGCCGGAGGCAATGGTACTGGATTGACGCGCAGTGGCTGATGCTCTGTGAAATCAATCTTGGGTATATCCCAGTTGGTATCAACCACATCTCCAACTGCAGCATCTTGTTGTGCAAAAATGAGCTGCTCATCCTCTGCTGCATTGCTCGCAGCAGAGGGAGCGTTATCATCCGTGCTAATCACGGGGAACATCAAACTCGGTTGCCCATTGTCGACTGTATGAGAATCATTCATAGCGTCGTAAGGCTCCTTCACCGTTTGTCTGTGCGGCGTTGTTGACGCTGCTGGCGCTTACCTTCTGTGTCGTAATAATAGTAGTTGCCATGATGCTTCTTGGATTGCTCAGCGTAATTGAGTACTGTGCCGATGACTGGCACTTCCACATTGTGGAGCTGCTGCAGAGTGGTGCCAAGATCTTTCTTGTCGCATATTCCTCTGCCGACAACCATCACCACGCCGTTGCCCATACGCCCGAACATGCCAGCGTCTGCCGCGATGGTCATTGGGGTGGTGTCAATAATGACGTAATCGTATTGCCTGAGTGCTTGCATCACCATGGCTTCCATGGTGGAAGAGTTCAGCAGCAGAGAAGCATTCGGCGGCTTAGGACCAGCTGGCATGATGTGGAAATTAGCTTTCCAGTAACGCTGCACAGCATCAGCCACATTCGCCTGACCTGAGAGCACATGGGAAAGACCAACTGCTTCTTCCAGTCCAACCTTCGTCGCAACTGAGGGGTGACGCAAGTCGGCATCAATCAGGAGCACTTTGCTACCGTTCTCGGCAAAAGCTGCAGCGATATTCACTGATGTC from the Bifidobacterium sp. genome contains:
- a CDS encoding DUF4012 domain-containing protein, producing MSNATDGVYEANPDAYARHSRHNSGQHSRGRKPRHTVRNVIVTILLLLLVLAGVAGFMGYKLYREAQEVKAHEQRAMTLLSSVQNVDQLQDSQAIASILPQLQSETSSAKKITDGRLWKIASSLPVYGDDITTVRGMASAVDSLSTEALPKLSETLTTMLSSKLSSGDGNVNLQPIVDAQQGFNAANTSLQSELKTLKALPEPHLSQIQEPYDLAVQQFTSVSDKIDQVNSLIQVLPKFLGQNGSRNYLIVAQTTSEARSSGGLIGSLGTFTADNGSITIGSFHPNTEFINIGGGNANADEENVFKAPLDLAFDIRDLASFPDFSRTATTVNSVWQRSAYASTTDGVMMIDPVFVQEMIKLGGNVSLPNGQQLTGDNTAEFLLNGIYKTVPVAQQDAYFEYAASTAMNNIFSNMTAKKMISMAQSFTNLASQRHLYLYSFHKDDAASFQGAGLAKETPSSETEPEVGIYLNQNNPSKLDWYLHRNTTITRNSCNADGSQSYHVEFTANNTITQSDLATGNSYILGGVNGIGSAGTSVEKILFYAPLGGSISNFTVSGNAEKPDQASMNGKKLWTSVATIAPGKSVTYAYDVNTSSKATTDLKLDQTPMGWTDQGVTYDTKACAIK
- a CDS encoding low molecular weight phosphatase family protein, which produces MLILFVCTGNICRSPIGELLAKRYLAASSINISSAGTHGLANHRIDPSSEKLLTRAGIDSQAFRSKRLTAELATSADLIFCFEKIQRQEIALLAPSMSKRIFLLGDFANIAVYCANSNMVRGLTVADRLESVIATAPLIQGLLPSADDIEDPHRKSFDVFERAADQTNKALRTILLSLKKHPAVVPELQIA